The following coding sequences lie in one Biomphalaria glabrata chromosome 18, xgBioGlab47.1, whole genome shotgun sequence genomic window:
- the LOC106057981 gene encoding hornerin-like isoform X2 has translation MTPYTHLLLLFLIYLLALPASVLSSPIGCDWLKIPDPNPGQPLFNDSEYKTTLAPDVPVGSPVLTVYANDTDVNDTMYYSLEDCDYTDWITVDRESGLIKVIRSLMDIYAIEIECTVLVQDRENLTDSTVKTDRSGLFIKLYDIREIVDDEDQFDSREVEWTTGEEMATSPTVTTSSNIKIQTSKPTEGSSTSAKSTSATTTKPIVVTTSKPTLLNTTTKPTLANTTTKPILVNITTKPTMTNTTSKPTSATTIKPIGANTTKPTVATTTKPTVVTTTKSTLATTKKPTVATTTKSTLATTTKPTVATTTKSTLATTTKPTVATTTKSTLATTTKPTVATTSKSTVATTTKPAVAYTTKSTLATTTKPILVTNITKPTVATNKTTTATVSNNKTQTSKPTNTSASTTVAYNKTTTAKLKPGKTTATAKPKVTAKQTVKNTTGKVIQPSGAAKKNKTRLVKKVKKPGKEGGAPVEYEYDYEYEYDYADEGENVSGEIEASVEKGGKTRGVQKKKKTKTRGQGGYIESYERSYNYNDTSVEETDSEEEGSYDVGGKRRHNGRKKEVKKRKHGGSKDYDDYDYDYDYSSGNRSRSFSGGHKKKGQRGRRRHGENNTSSEEIGSWDASYSHNGTRNDTKGSYDSGSKESSYKHRQGIKYKGGRRRHHKHGENSTSSEELSYYSYSYNGSRNNSSEVYSKGSSEKAFKRKGGYKYKGGKRKHRLGESSTSSEEAESGSAIYSYSYNGTRNETSGSYGSYSKEKSYKHRGGLRYKGRKKSHRNGENSTSSEKAESGSAIYSYSYNGTRNETSGSYGSYSKEKSYKHRGGLRYKGRKKSHRNGENSTSSEEAESGSAIYSYSYNGTRNETSGSYGSYSKEKSYKHRGGLRYKGRKKSNRNGENSTSSEEAESGSAIYSYSYNGTRNETSGSYESNSKEKSYKHRGGLRYKGRKRAHRFGENSTSEELASSSGYYSFDYNRTSNDTSTSYRQGSEESSLKVRGGPKYKKGKVRHGHGENSTSSERAGSNVVSYEYSFTETDDRGEETSPKDKGGLTKSKTVKGVKKSGKKRKGYASGESELSEHNSRNRSSLGNEKQSRGGSKHKGGRGRHTYGENSTSSEYVDYETYYYDSSSNGTSNSTGSYSGEERSSKIKDGRKQVKHVKRGKGIKSQNSASQEDYDVEYYDYSVSKNNSADHTEKSYKNGSGIKGGKHRRLNGDNSTSGEYLGSRSGIDNGTGNLTSGSHMGSGKERSYKDKSDTNRGQYKAREKKRGKERKVAYSKETEAGSESSESVNAGSRNESFSGNQRKKNKIGRKQRGNGTEENDSENFSYEYSFTESGNSSGGSLAGSGEEKSYKGETGKRKTPTKISGNRKWRKGEGFAGSKFSETTESEDQWEVGSRNESLSDSQTYSKNRNGFKRKRGKGVRGQEANSTSIEDEGSAARYFSSNWTGSDINDSDRGGIINSSHKHRGEKRYRSGNRNGLGRNSSAIEESGSESYNGTKGSWELSKTGQSDRQQDRNKNKNKTNGKRRKSQSSFDQEEGVSAEDFGSRNRSESSRKHISKSKSNFRIQGRKKKYRKGENSTASEEAGSGSGYYSYNGTINSTSSENASAEEGSFSVNGVRRNGNKGYKGRKRGYRKGAESGDNSTYLLWESREDNSDYNLNEGSTSVNGSHGEVDASRNIGNKLRRKSKYRVSGKHRNAKSNKGEKEGHISNSKGNVLSNEESYGGSINNSTNSESESRSGHGGKRGKKYRSGKRKISGKYRTGKFNRGEKEGNYSNSYLDYEEFEYNSTASNETEDIELRNRSSTGQGQKYRIGKHRTGGKHRKGNVTEGETEGGNEEGGQYDYYYYYDYYDDTNETESSYDLGEEYEVEASDGTPEQVSGNVAATDGQAESGAGSSGSGGSDTVSSDGESSHWREEWTEAPTYGEYEYWQKEYEYEVTDQPTS, from the exons ATGACGCCATACACCCATCTTCTGCTCTTGTTTCTGATCTACCTCCTGGCACTTCCGGCTTCTGTGCTGTCGAGCCCAATTGGCTGCGACTGGCTGAAGATTCCTGACCCCAACCCAGGGCAACCCTTGTTCAACGACTCTGAGTATAAGACAACCCTTGCCCCTGATGTTCCGGTGGGGTCTCCTGTTCTGACAGTCTACGCCAATGACACTGACGTAAACGATACCATGTACTACTCTCTGGAAGACTGTGATTACACAGATTGGATTACTGTTGATCGGGAATCTGGATTGATCAAG GTTATCCGAAGTCTGATGGACATCTACGCTATAGAGATTGAGTGCACGGTGCTGGTGCAAGACAGGGAGAATCTGACCGACTCCACAGTGAAGACAGACAGGTCTGGCCTGTTCATCAAGCTCTATGACATCCGCGAGATAGTCGACGACGAGGACCAGTTTGATTCCAGAGAAGTGGAGTGGACCACTGGCGAAGAAATGGCAACATCTCCAACCGTTACGACAAGCAGTAACATTAAAATCCAGACATCGAAACCCACAGAGGGAAGCTCTACATCTGCTAAGTCTACATCGGCTACAACTACAAAACCCATTGTTGTTACCACTTCTAAACCTACATTATTGAACACTACTACTAAACCTACATTGGCTAACACAACTACCAAGCCTATATTAGTTAACATTACCACTAAACCTACAATGACTAACACTACTTCTAAACCTACATCGGCTACAACTATTAAACCTATAGGGGCTAATACTACTAAACCTACAGTGGCCACCACCACCAAACCCACAGTGGTTACCACTACAAAATCTACTTTGGCTACCACAAAGAAACCCACAGTGGCTACCACTACTAAATCTACTTTGGCTACCACAACCAAACCCACAGTGGCTACCACTACTAAATCTACTTTGGCTACCACAACCAAACCCACAGTGGCTACCACTACTAAATCTACTTTGGCTACCACAACCAAACCCACAGTGGCTACCACTTCTAAATCTACCGTGGCTACCACAACCAAGCCAGCCGTCGCTTACACTACCAAATCTACATTGGCTACTACTACCAAACCCATCTTGGTTACAAATATTACTAAACCTACTGTGGCTACAAATAAGACCACAACTGCTACCGTGTCAAACAATAAAACCCAGACTTCTAAGCCCACCAATACTTCTGCTTCTACAACTGTAGCTTACAATaaaaccacaacagcaaaactTAAACCTGGCAAGACTACTGCaactgctaaaccaaaagtaaCGGCTAAGCAGACGGTCAAAAACACAACCGGCAAGGTTATTCAGCCTTCCGGTGCcgccaagaaaaacaaaactcgCCTGGTCAAGAAAGTCAAGAAACCTGGCAAGGAAGGCGGAGCTCCAGTCGAATACGAGTACGATTACGAATACGAATACGATTACGCAGACGAAGGGGAAAACGTCAGCGGTGAGATCGAGGCTTCTGTGGAAAAAGGCGGGAAGACTAGAGGCGtccagaagaagaaaaaaacaaagactcGAGGACAAGGGGGGTACATTGAGAGCTATGAACGAAGTTACAACTACAACGACACAAGCGTCGAGGAAACTGATAGCGAAGAGGAGGGCTCTTATGACGTGGGGGGCAAAAGGAGACACAATGGTCGGAAAAAAGAagttaagaaaagaaaacatgGCGGTTCAAAGGATTACGACGATTATGACTATGATTATGATTACAGCTCTGGAAACCGCTCTAGAAGCTTTAGCGGCGGGCATAAAAAGAAGGGCCAAAGAGGGCGCCGTCGGCATGGCGAGAACAACACAAGTTCCGAAGAGATTGGATCATGGGACGCCAGCTACAGTCACAACGGAACGAGAAACGATACCAAAGGAAGCTATGACTCTGGAAGCAAGGAAAGTTCATACAAACATAGACAAGGAATTAAGTACAAAGGAGGAAGAAGAAGGCATCATAAACATGGAGAGAATTCTACCAGCTCCGAAGAACTTAGTTATTATAGCTACAGCTATAACGGATCAAGAAATAACTCCAGTGAAGTGTATAGCAAGGGAAGCTCTGAAAAAGCGTTTAAACGCAAGGGAGGTTACAAATATAAGGGAGGTAAACGAAAACATCGTCTTGGTGAAAGCTCGACTAGCTCAGAGGAAGCTGAATCCGGAAGTGCAATTTATAGCTACAGCTATAACGGAACCCGAAATGAAACCAGTGGAAGCTACGGGTCCTACAGTAAAGAGAAGTCTTACAAACACAGAGGCGGTCTTAGGTATAAAGGTAGAAAGAAGAGCCATCGAAATGGGGAAAATTCTACAAGCTCAGAGAAAGCTGAATCCGGAAGTGCAATTTATAGCTACAGCTATAACGGAACCCGAAATGAAACCAGTGGAAGCTACGGGTCCTACAGTAAAGAGAAGTCTTACAAACACAGAGGCGGTCTTAGGTATAAAGGTAGAAAGAAGAGTCATCGAAATGGGGAAAATTCTACAAGCTCAGAGGAAGCTGAATCCGGAAGTGCAATTTATAGCTACAGCTATAACGGAACCCGAAATGAAACCAGTGGAAGCTACGGGTCCTACAGTAAAGAGAAGTCTTACAAACACAGAGGCGGTCTTAGGTATAAAGGTAGAAAGAAGAGTAATCGAAATGGGGAAAATTCTACAAGCTCAGAGGAAGCTGAATCCGGAAGTGCAATTTATAGCTACAGCTATAACGGAACGCGAAATGAGACAAGTGGAAGCTACGAGTCCAACAGTAAAGAGAAGTCTTACAAACACAGAGGCGGTCTTAGGTATAAAGGCAGGAAAAGGGCTCATCGATTTGGCGAAAACTCCACTTCCGAAGAACTTGCTTCAAGCAGTGGTTATTACAGCTTTGATTACAACAGGACAAGTAATGACACCAGTACTAGCTACAGACAAGGCAGTGAGGAAAGTTCTCTTAAAGTCAGAGGCGGCCCCAAATACAAGAAGGGCAAAGTACGACATGGTCACGGCGAAAACTCCACCAGTTCAGAGCGGGCTGGTTCAAATGTTGTTTCTTACGAGTACAGCTTTACAGAAACTGACGACAGGGGCGAAGAAACGTCTCCGAAAGATAAGGGCGGACTCACAAAGTCTAAAACTGTTAAAGGCGTTAAGAAaagtgggaaaaaaagaaaaggatacgCCTCTGGAGAATCGGAACTTTCTGAACATAACTCAAGAAATAGGTCCTCTTTGGGAAACGAAAAACAGAGCCGAGGCGGATCTAAACACAAAGGTGGAAGAGGGCGACATACTTATGGCGAAAACTCTACAAGCTCAGAATATGTCGACTACGAAACATACTACTATGATTCTAGCTCTAATGGTACTAGTAATAGTACAGGAAGTTACAGCGGAGAAGAGAGATCATCAAAGATAAAAGATGGAAGAAAACAAGTTAAACACGTGAAGAGAGGTAAAGGGATCAAATCTCAGAATTCTGCATCGCAAGAAGACTATGACGTAGAATATTATGACTATAGTGTCTCCAAGAATAACTCTGCTGATCATACTGAGAAATCCTACAAGAACGGAAGTGGCATAAAAGGCGGGAAACATCGCCGATTGAACGGAGACAACTCAACAAGTGGCGAATATTTGGGCTCAAGAAGTGGCATCGACAACGGCACGGGTAATTTGACTAGTGGAAGTCACATGGGCAGCGGAAAGGAGAGGTCGTACAAAGATAAAAGTGACACTAACCGTGGTCAGTACAAAGCACGCGAGAAAAAGCGCGGTAAAGAGAGGAAAGTCGCTTACTCTAAAGAAACTGAAGCAGGCAGTGAAAgcagtgagtctgtcaatgccGGTTCACGAAATGAGTCGTTCTCTGGAAACCAAAGAAAGAAGAACAAAATTGGTAGAAAGCAGAGAGGTAACGGTACAGAAGAGAATGACTCGGAGAATTTCTCCTATGAATACAGCTTTACTGAATCTGGCAATAGCTCTGGTGGTAGCTTAGCAGGCAGCGGCGAAGAAAAATCCTACAAGGGAGAAACAGGCAAAAGGAAGACACCGACGAAAATATCAGGAAATAGAAAGTGGAGGAAAGGCGAAGGATTTGCGGGATCCAAGTTTTCAGAAACAACGGAAAGTGAAGACCAATGGGAAGTGGGCTCACGAAACGaatctctctctgactctcaaACATATTCCAAAAATAGAAATGGATTCAAACGCAAACGTGGTAAAGGTGTTCGTGGACAAGAAGCTAACTCTACTAGCATAGAAGACGAGGGATCAGCAGCTCGCTACTTCAGTTCAAACTGGACCGGAAGTGACATCAACGACAGTGACAGGGGCGGCATCATTAACAGTTCTCATAAACATCGCGGTGAAAAACGGTACAGAAGCGGGAATAGAAATGGACTTGGTAGAAATTCATCGGCCATTGAAGAGAGCGGCTCGGAGAGCTACAACGGTACTAAAGGATCCTGGGAACTATCGAAAACAGGTCAGTCTGATCGACAGCAAGATcggaacaaaaataaaaacaagacaaaTGGAAAAAGACGAAAGTCGCAATCTTCATTCGACCAAGAAGAAGGAGTTAGCGCTGAGGACTTTGGTAGCCGGAACAGGTCGGAATCCAGCCGTAAACATATTTCCAAAAGCAAAAGTAACTTCAGGAtacaaggaagaaaaaagaaatacagaAAGGGAGAGAACTCTACAGCATCTGAAGAGGCAGGGTCAGGTAGCGGCTACTACAGTTATAATGGTACCATAAATAGTACAAGCTCTGAAAATGCCAGTGCTGAAGAGGGTTCTTTTAGTGTAAATGGTGTCAGGAGGAATGGAAATAAAGGTTATAAGGGCAGAAAACGAGGCTACAGAAAAGGTGCCGAAAGTGGAGACAACTCGACATATTTGCTGTGGGAATCAAGAGAAGATAACTCTGATTACAACCTAAATGAAGGTAGCACAAGTGTGAACGGAAGTCACGGCGAAGTGGATGCAAGCAGGAACATTGGAAACAAACTTCGTCGAAAGTCGAAATATCGCGTAAGCGGCAAACACCGCAACGCTAAGAGtaacaagggagagaaagaaggacacATTTCAAATTCAAAGGGAAATGTGTTGAGCAATGAAGAAAGTTATGGCGGAAGCATCAACAATTCTACAAACTCCGAAAGCGAAAGTCGGTCTGGTCATGGAGGAAAACGGGGAAAGAAATATCGCTCCGGAAAGAGAAAGATATCGGGCAAGTATCGCACGGGGAAATTCAATCGCGGTGAAAAAGAAGGCAACTATTCCAATTCGTACCTCGATTACGAAGAATTCGAATACAACAGCACGGCCAGCAACGAGACCGAAGACATAGAGCTGAGGAACAGATCATCGACCGGTCAAGGTCAGAAGTACAGAATCGGGAAACACCGCACTGGAGGCAAGCACCGGAAAGGAAATGTTACCGAAGGAGAAACAGAAGGCGGGAACGAAGAAGGCGGGCAATAtgactactactactactatgaCTATTATGACGACACGAACGAGACGGAGAGCTCGTATGACCTCGGAGAAGAGTACGAGGTGGAGGCGAGTGATGGAACTCCGGAGCAGGTGTCCGGGAATGTCGCCGCGACTGACGGCCAGGCTGAGAGTGGTGCTGGTTCTAGCGGAAGCGGTGGGAGCGACACGGTCTCCTCGGACGGCGAGAGCAGTCACTGGAGGGAGGAGTGGACAGAGGCGCCAACGTACGGAGAGTACGAGTACTGGCAGAAAGAGTACGAGTACGAAGTGACTGACCAGCCGACATCTTAA